One Saccharopolyspora erythraea NRRL 2338 genomic region harbors:
- a CDS encoding adenosine deaminase produces the protein MATPVSFDTIRSAPKVLLHDHLDGGLRPQTVIDLAAETGYSGLPHTDAAELGEWFHRAADSGSLERYLETFSHTVGVMQTPDALVRVAAECAEDLAADGVVYAEVRYAPELFQDGGMTIDEVVQAVQDGFREGERRVAESGKRIRIGTLLCAMRQNARATEIANLAVRYRDAEVVGFDIAGPEAGFPPTRNLDAFEYLRQQNAHFTIHAGEAFGLPSIWEAIQHCGAERLGHGVRIVDDIKVDDNGEVQLGRLASYVRDRRIPLEMCPSSNLQTGAAPSLAEHPIGLLARLRFRVTVNTDNRLMSHCSMSSEFHALHETFGYDWADMQWFTVNAMKSSFLGFDERLAIINDVVKPGYARLMA, from the coding sequence ATGGCGACCCCGGTTAGCTTTGACACGATCCGTTCGGCCCCCAAGGTCCTGCTGCACGACCACCTCGACGGCGGGCTGCGCCCGCAGACCGTGATCGACCTCGCTGCGGAGACCGGGTACTCGGGCCTGCCCCACACCGACGCCGCCGAGCTGGGCGAGTGGTTCCACCGCGCGGCCGACTCCGGCTCGCTGGAGCGCTACCTGGAGACCTTCTCGCACACCGTCGGCGTCATGCAGACACCCGACGCGCTGGTGCGCGTCGCCGCGGAGTGCGCGGAGGACCTCGCCGCCGACGGCGTCGTCTACGCCGAGGTGCGTTACGCGCCGGAACTGTTCCAGGACGGCGGTATGACGATCGACGAGGTCGTGCAGGCGGTTCAGGACGGATTCCGAGAAGGTGAACGCCGGGTTGCCGAAAGCGGAAAACGTATCCGAATCGGTACCTTGCTGTGCGCGATGCGGCAGAACGCCCGCGCGACCGAAATCGCCAACCTCGCGGTCCGCTACCGGGACGCCGAGGTCGTCGGATTCGACATCGCGGGCCCGGAAGCCGGTTTTCCGCCCACGCGGAACCTGGACGCCTTCGAGTATTTGCGCCAGCAGAACGCGCATTTCACCATTCACGCCGGTGAGGCGTTCGGGCTGCCGTCGATCTGGGAGGCGATCCAGCACTGCGGTGCCGAGCGCCTCGGCCACGGGGTGCGCATCGTCGACGACATCAAGGTCGACGACAACGGCGAGGTGCAGCTCGGCAGGCTGGCCTCCTACGTGCGCGACCGCCGCATCCCGCTGGAGATGTGTCCGTCGTCGAACCTGCAGACCGGGGCGGCGCCGTCGCTGGCCGAGCACCCGATCGGCCTGCTGGCGCGTCTGCGGTTCCGGGTGACGGTCAACACCGACAACCGGCTGATGAGCCACTGCTCGATGTCGAGCGAGTTCCACGCACTGCACGAGACGTTCGGCTACGACTGGGCGGACATGCAGTGGTTCACGGTGAACGCGATGAAGTCGTCCTTCCTCGGCTTCGACGAGCGGCTCGCGATCATCAACGACGTGGTCAAGCCGGGCTACGCGCGGCTGATGGCGTGA
- the sdhC gene encoding succinate dehydrogenase, cytochrome b556 subunit: protein MASTTASAAEAPQREALPRAKGSLYRGDLGMWSWVAHRITGVLTFFFLFVHVLDTALVRVSPNAYDTVIETYKHPVMILFELGLLAAVLFHAFNGIRVMLVDFWSNGPKYQKPMLWTVVVLWLVLMVPAAISLLGRAVDIMFGGH from the coding sequence ATGGCCAGCACCACCGCCTCCGCGGCGGAGGCCCCCCAACGCGAGGCACTCCCTCGCGCCAAGGGCTCCCTCTACCGCGGCGATCTGGGCATGTGGTCGTGGGTCGCGCACCGCATCACGGGCGTACTCACCTTCTTCTTCCTGTTCGTACACGTCCTGGACACCGCCCTGGTCCGGGTCTCGCCGAACGCCTACGACACGGTCATCGAGACCTACAAGCACCCGGTCATGATCCTGTTCGAGCTGGGTCTGCTGGCCGCGGTGCTGTTCCACGCGTTCAACGGCATTCGAGTCATGCTCGTCGACTTCTGGTCGAACGGGCCGAAGTACCAGAAGCCCATGCTCTGGACCGTCGTGGTGCTGTGGCTGGTCCTGATGGTGCCCGCCGCGATCAGCCTGCTCGGAAGGGCCGTCGACATCATGTTCGGGGGGCACTGA
- a CDS encoding ABC transporter permease → MNNWSARLLPPALAIGFAVVLCSVVLLLSGANPAEALAEMVLQVGRGSTATDIVNTAGAYYLVAIAAAIGFQMNLLNIGIEGQYRLGACVAAIVGGSLSLPFGLHALVVIAVGALVGAAWSGIAALLKVYRGVSEVISTIMLNTLSFGVIAYLVRVFGEFRGNTQGTPVIAESGWIPGIPMGEAGTMFGLVLLAVAVGVGYALMMDRTRYGFELRASGLSPTAALAGGVNSKRMVLTAMLLSGAIAGLAGLPEILGRDHTFTINFSTGYGFAGLAIALLGRNHPLGVAFGALLWAFLDKSSLTLDNIGVPKEIVTILQGAIVLSVVVAYELVRRYDQAAEQRRVGRALGTAAEPAAASAGGERA, encoded by the coding sequence ATGAACAACTGGAGCGCAAGACTCCTGCCACCCGCGCTGGCGATCGGGTTCGCGGTCGTGCTGTGCAGCGTCGTGCTGCTGCTCTCGGGCGCGAACCCGGCCGAGGCGCTGGCCGAGATGGTGCTGCAGGTCGGCCGCGGCTCGACGGCGACCGACATCGTCAACACCGCCGGCGCCTACTACCTGGTCGCGATCGCGGCGGCGATCGGCTTCCAGATGAACCTGCTCAACATCGGCATCGAGGGCCAGTACCGGCTCGGCGCGTGCGTGGCGGCGATCGTCGGCGGCTCGCTGTCGCTGCCCTTCGGCCTGCACGCGCTGGTGGTCATCGCGGTGGGCGCGCTGGTCGGCGCGGCGTGGTCGGGGATCGCGGCGCTGCTGAAGGTCTACCGGGGCGTGTCGGAGGTGATCTCCACGATCATGCTGAACACGCTGTCCTTCGGCGTGATCGCCTACCTCGTCCGCGTCTTCGGCGAGTTCCGCGGCAACACCCAGGGCACGCCGGTCATCGCCGAGTCCGGGTGGATCCCGGGCATCCCGATGGGCGAGGCGGGCACGATGTTCGGCCTCGTGCTGCTCGCGGTCGCGGTCGGCGTCGGCTACGCGCTGATGATGGACCGCACCCGCTACGGCTTCGAACTGCGGGCCTCCGGGCTCTCGCCGACCGCCGCGCTGGCGGGCGGGGTGAACTCGAAGCGCATGGTGCTGACCGCGATGCTGCTCTCCGGTGCCATCGCCGGGCTCGCCGGCCTGCCCGAGATCCTCGGGCGCGACCACACCTTCACCATCAACTTCTCGACCGGCTACGGCTTCGCGGGGCTGGCCATCGCGCTGCTGGGCCGCAACCACCCGCTCGGCGTCGCGTTCGGCGCGCTGCTGTGGGCGTTCCTGGACAAGAGCTCGCTGACGCTGGACAACATCGGCGTGCCGAAGGAGATCGTGACGATCCTGCAGGGAGCGATCGTGCTGTCGGTCGTCGTCGCCTACGAACTGGTCCGCCGCTACGACCAGGCCGCCGAGCAGCGGCGGGTCGGGCGGGCGCTGGGCACCGCGGCCGAACCGGCCGCCGCGAGCGCGGGAGGTGAGCGCGCATGA
- a CDS encoding ABC transporter ATP-binding protein, which produces MRNPSEPDRGAKPDGGAGPAPGAAPGGISPPAVELTSITKTFPGVVANSDVNLRVRAGEVHALCGENGAGKSTLMKILYGMQAPDSGTIRIEGEQVRLRTPADAIRAGIGMVHQHFMLADNLTVLENIVLGAEGVRGIGAKARAEVRALAAKVGLDVRPDVLVERLGVADRQRVEILKVLYRGARIIILDEPTAVLVPQEVDELFATLRTMREEGFTFLFISHKLDEVRDIADTITVLRRGTTVGTVAAGEVSSRKLAEMMVGSELPVPEHGASTVTNRAVLSLTGLSAVEQGREVLSDVDLTVHAGEVVGIAGVEGNGQTELVEAIMGMRPALRGRIRLGERDITDRTTLERREAGIGYVPEDRHRHGLLLDAPLWFNRILGHQTRRPSARGMLLDRPGAKADTQRIVERFDVRTPGIDVDAAALSGGNQQKLVIGRELSGDPVLLIAAHPTRGVDVGAQAGIWEHLRTARSQGLAVLLISADLDELIGLSDTIKVMLRGRLVADADPADVTPEELGAAMTGATGGEAG; this is translated from the coding sequence ATGCGCAACCCCAGCGAGCCGGACCGCGGTGCCAAGCCGGACGGCGGTGCCGGACCCGCCCCCGGTGCCGCGCCGGGCGGGATCTCCCCGCCCGCGGTGGAACTGACCTCGATCACCAAGACCTTCCCCGGCGTGGTGGCCAACTCCGACGTGAACCTGCGGGTGCGCGCCGGTGAGGTGCACGCGCTGTGCGGGGAGAACGGGGCGGGCAAGTCCACCCTGATGAAGATCCTCTACGGCATGCAGGCGCCGGACTCGGGCACGATCCGGATCGAGGGCGAGCAGGTGCGCCTGCGCACCCCCGCCGACGCGATCCGCGCCGGGATCGGCATGGTGCACCAGCACTTCATGCTCGCCGACAACCTCACCGTGCTGGAGAACATCGTGCTCGGCGCGGAGGGCGTGCGGGGCATCGGCGCGAAGGCACGCGCGGAGGTGCGCGCTCTGGCGGCGAAGGTCGGGCTGGACGTGCGTCCCGACGTCCTGGTCGAACGCCTCGGCGTGGCCGACCGGCAGCGGGTGGAGATCCTCAAGGTCCTCTACCGGGGCGCGCGGATCATCATCCTCGACGAGCCGACGGCGGTGCTGGTGCCGCAGGAGGTCGACGAGCTGTTCGCGACCCTGCGCACCATGCGGGAGGAGGGCTTCACGTTCCTGTTCATCTCGCACAAGCTCGACGAGGTCCGCGACATCGCCGACACCATCACGGTGCTGCGGCGGGGCACCACGGTCGGCACGGTGGCGGCCGGTGAGGTCAGCTCGCGCAAGCTCGCCGAGATGATGGTCGGCAGCGAGCTGCCGGTGCCCGAGCACGGCGCGTCCACGGTCACCAACCGGGCGGTGCTGTCGCTGACCGGGCTCTCGGCGGTCGAGCAGGGCCGCGAGGTGCTCTCCGACGTCGACCTCACCGTGCACGCGGGCGAGGTGGTCGGCATCGCCGGGGTCGAGGGCAACGGCCAGACCGAGCTCGTCGAGGCGATCATGGGCATGCGGCCCGCGCTGCGCGGCCGGATCCGGCTGGGCGAGCGCGACATCACCGACCGCACCACGCTGGAGCGTCGCGAGGCGGGCATCGGCTACGTGCCGGAGGACCGCCACCGCCACGGCCTGCTGCTGGACGCGCCGCTGTGGTTCAACCGCATCCTCGGCCACCAGACGCGCAGGCCGTCCGCGCGCGGGATGCTGCTGGACCGCCCGGGCGCCAAGGCCGACACCCAGCGCATCGTCGAGCGGTTCGACGTGCGGACCCCCGGCATCGACGTCGACGCGGCGGCGCTGTCGGGCGGCAACCAGCAGAAGCTGGTCATCGGCCGGGAGCTCTCCGGAGACCCCGTGCTGCTGATCGCCGCCCACCCGACCAGGGGCGTCGACGTCGGCGCCCAGGCCGGCATCTGGGAGCACCTGCGGACCGCCCGGTCGCAGGGGCTGGCGGTGCTGCTGATCTCGGCCGACCTCGACGAGCTGATCGGCCTGTCCGACACGATCAAGGTGATGCTGCGGGGCAGGCTCGTCGCCGACGCCGACCCCGCGGACGTCACGCCGGAGGAACTCGGGGCCGCGATGACCGGTGCGACGGGCGGTGAGGCCGGATGA
- a CDS encoding succinate dehydrogenase hydrophobic membrane anchor subunit, producing the protein MTTTEAPLSVDKPRSPSRPAARRSNFELYSWLFMRLSGVVLLFLVLGHLLIMLFLDGGVHRVNFAFVAGRWSSPFWQFWDLTMLWLAGLHGGNGLRTVINDYSRKDGTRFWLKVLLYASVLLTVGLGSFVLFTFDPNIG; encoded by the coding sequence ATGACCACCACGGAAGCACCGCTGTCGGTCGACAAGCCCCGCTCGCCGTCGCGCCCGGCGGCGCGCCGGAGCAACTTCGAGCTCTACAGCTGGCTGTTCATGCGGCTGTCCGGCGTCGTCCTGCTGTTCCTCGTGCTGGGTCACCTGCTGATCATGCTGTTCCTGGACGGCGGCGTGCACCGGGTCAACTTCGCCTTCGTGGCGGGGCGCTGGTCGTCCCCGTTCTGGCAGTTCTGGGACCTGACGATGCTGTGGCTGGCCGGTCTGCACGGCGGCAACGGCCTGCGTACCGTCATCAACGACTACTCCCGCAAGGACGGCACCCGCTTCTGGCTGAAGGTGCTGCTGTACGCGTCGGTGCTGCTGACGGTCGGTCTGGGGAGCTTCGTGCTCTTCACCTTCGACCCGAACATCGGCTGA
- a CDS encoding cytidine deaminase, with translation MPARRLPAPCEGELALASVAPAASSVDWDALRAAAVEVAGKAYCPYSNLQVGAAAICDDGRTVVGCNVENASYGLALCAECTMAGQLRLTGGGRFVAVACRSGTGELLMPCGRCRQVLFELGGPECLVDTPRGVLPMRDVLPDAFEL, from the coding sequence GTGCCGGCCCGCCGCCTTCCTGCTCCCTGCGAAGGAGAACTCGCTTTGGCTTCAGTGGCTCCCGCGGCGTCCTCCGTGGACTGGGACGCGTTGCGCGCGGCGGCGGTGGAGGTCGCGGGCAAGGCGTACTGCCCGTACTCGAATCTCCAGGTCGGTGCGGCCGCGATCTGCGACGACGGCCGGACGGTGGTGGGGTGCAACGTCGAGAACGCCTCCTACGGCCTGGCGCTCTGCGCGGAATGCACGATGGCGGGCCAGCTGCGCCTGACCGGCGGCGGCCGGTTCGTCGCCGTGGCCTGCCGCAGCGGCACCGGAGAGCTGCTCATGCCGTGCGGACGCTGCCGGCAGGTCCTGTTCGAACTCGGCGGCCCCGAATGCCTGGTCGACACGCCGCGCGGGGTGCTGCCGATGCGCGACGTCCTTCCGGACGCCTTCGAACTCTGA
- a CDS encoding ABC transporter permease, with translation MTTTVDITTEPVRQRARKPFPGWARAALWVAVAVVAVSLTSYQTGLPELTASGTVQAAVRLGVPILLAGLGGLWAERAGVINIGLEGMMILGTWGGAWAGYQWGPVAGLVAAAVFGAVGGLLHAVATVTFGVNHIVSGVAINLLGAGTAKYLSTLVFEPVSHNPRESPPVPKFDTYSVQPLGDWLQELEDMQRVGLSDVAGVLGGLVTGLSPLTVLAFLLVPVSYLVLWRSPFGLRLRSCGENPVAAESLGVNVYRYKYLAVIVSGALAGIGGAALILNPGQAGYLENQTNNRGYIGLAAMIFGNWRPGGLLGGAALFGYSDGLQLRSGETTVHALFYAAALVLLAVVVVQIWRRKWFAAGIAAVFAAALYSVYWFTDELPEELTAYTPHLVTLIVLAAASQRLRPPAANGLQYRRGTD, from the coding sequence ATGACGACCACTGTGGACATCACGACCGAACCCGTCCGGCAGCGCGCCCGCAAGCCGTTCCCCGGCTGGGCGCGCGCCGCCCTGTGGGTGGCGGTCGCCGTGGTGGCGGTGTCGCTGACCTCCTACCAGACCGGACTGCCCGAGCTGACCGCGTCCGGGACGGTGCAGGCCGCGGTGCGCCTCGGCGTGCCGATCCTGCTCGCCGGACTCGGCGGTCTGTGGGCCGAACGCGCGGGGGTCATCAACATCGGCCTGGAAGGCATGATGATCCTCGGCACCTGGGGCGGCGCCTGGGCCGGGTACCAATGGGGCCCGGTCGCGGGGCTGGTCGCGGCGGCGGTCTTCGGCGCGGTCGGAGGCCTGCTGCACGCGGTGGCGACGGTGACCTTCGGGGTCAACCACATCGTCTCCGGTGTCGCGATCAACCTGCTCGGCGCTGGGACGGCGAAGTACCTGTCGACGCTGGTGTTCGAGCCGGTCTCGCACAACCCGCGCGAGTCGCCGCCGGTGCCCAAGTTCGACACCTACTCGGTGCAGCCGCTGGGCGACTGGTTGCAGGAGCTGGAGGACATGCAGCGGGTCGGTCTCTCCGACGTCGCGGGCGTCCTCGGCGGCCTGGTCACCGGCCTGTCGCCGCTGACCGTGCTGGCCTTCCTGCTGGTGCCGGTGAGCTACCTGGTGCTGTGGCGGTCGCCGTTCGGGCTGCGGCTGCGCTCGTGCGGGGAGAACCCGGTCGCGGCGGAGTCGCTGGGCGTCAACGTCTACCGGTACAAGTACCTCGCGGTGATCGTCTCCGGCGCGCTGGCCGGCATCGGCGGCGCGGCGCTGATCCTCAACCCGGGGCAGGCCGGCTACCTGGAGAACCAGACCAACAACCGCGGCTACATCGGTCTGGCCGCGATGATCTTCGGCAACTGGCGGCCGGGCGGCCTGCTGGGCGGTGCCGCGCTGTTCGGCTACTCCGACGGCCTGCAGCTGCGCAGCGGTGAGACCACGGTGCACGCGCTGTTCTACGCGGCGGCGCTGGTGCTGCTCGCCGTCGTCGTGGTGCAGATCTGGCGGCGCAAGTGGTTCGCGGCCGGGATCGCTGCGGTCTTCGCCGCGGCGCTGTACTCGGTCTACTGGTTCACCGACGAGCTGCCGGAGGAGCTCACTGCCTACACGCCGCACCTGGTGACGCTGATCGTGCTGGCGGCGGCGTCGCAGCGGCTGCGACCGCCGGCCGCGAACGGCCTGCAGTACCGGCGCGGCACGGACTGA
- a CDS encoding BMP family lipoprotein: protein MLSGALALAGCAKDTGGGGSDNASGQPCKTNPPPTATAPATTPAEQQAPPNASHMKVGLAFDIGGRGDASFNDASIAGLERAQREMGLSEIKSLDAGAGEPEDAKQTRLRQLAREGFNPVIAVGYAYADAVKIVAPEFPGTKFGIVDEDVQGIPNVTPLVFAEEQGSFLVGVIAAHRSKNCTVGFVGGVKTPLIEKFQAGFEQGAKAAAPDVEIKSDYLTPAGDSSGFQDPNKGSEVTQGQLESGADVIYHAAGASGKGVFSSVSSAGAMAIGVDSDQYNQPTVAEYKDVIITSMLKRVDLAVFDYVAAVARNDLSTLPEKFDLAIDGVGYSTSGGKIQDLVPVADAYKAAIASGQIEVVDKPQN from the coding sequence GTGCTCTCCGGCGCGCTGGCGCTGGCCGGATGCGCGAAGGACACCGGGGGCGGGGGCAGCGACAACGCGAGCGGTCAGCCCTGCAAGACCAACCCGCCGCCCACCGCCACCGCACCGGCGACCACACCCGCCGAGCAGCAGGCGCCGCCGAACGCCTCCCACATGAAGGTCGGCCTGGCCTTCGACATCGGCGGCCGCGGCGACGCCTCGTTCAACGACGCCTCGATCGCCGGCCTGGAGCGCGCCCAGCGCGAGATGGGCCTGTCGGAGATCAAGTCTCTGGACGCCGGTGCCGGTGAGCCCGAGGACGCCAAGCAGACCCGGCTGCGCCAGCTCGCCCGCGAGGGCTTCAACCCGGTGATCGCCGTCGGCTACGCCTACGCCGACGCGGTCAAGATCGTGGCTCCGGAGTTCCCCGGCACGAAGTTCGGGATCGTCGACGAGGACGTGCAGGGCATCCCGAACGTCACGCCGCTGGTCTTCGCCGAGGAGCAGGGTTCGTTCCTGGTCGGCGTCATCGCCGCGCACCGGTCCAAGAACTGCACCGTCGGCTTCGTCGGCGGCGTGAAGACCCCGCTGATCGAGAAGTTCCAGGCGGGCTTCGAGCAGGGCGCCAAGGCCGCCGCGCCGGACGTCGAGATCAAGAGCGACTACCTGACCCCGGCGGGCGACAGCAGCGGCTTCCAGGACCCGAACAAGGGGTCCGAGGTCACCCAGGGCCAGCTCGAGAGCGGGGCCGACGTGATCTACCACGCGGCGGGCGCCTCCGGTAAGGGCGTGTTCTCGTCGGTCAGCTCGGCGGGCGCGATGGCCATCGGCGTCGACTCCGACCAGTACAACCAGCCGACCGTGGCCGAGTACAAGGACGTGATCATCACGTCGATGCTCAAGCGGGTCGACCTCGCGGTGTTCGACTACGTCGCCGCGGTCGCGCGCAACGACCTGAGCACGCTGCCCGAGAAGTTCGACCTGGCCATCGACGGCGTCGGCTACTCCACCTCCGGCGGCAAGATCCAGGACCTGGTCCCGGTCGCCGACGCCTACAAGGCGGCGATCGCGTCCGGCCAGATCGAGGTCGTCGACAAGCCGCAGAACTGA
- a CDS encoding thymidine phosphorylase produces MAHSVIDVIRAKRDGARLTPEQIDWVVDAYTRGAVADEQMSALAMAILLRGMEPAETARWTAAMVASGTTLDLGEVGAPTVDKHSTGGVGDKITLPLTPLVAACGAAVPQLSGRGLGHTGGTLDKLESIPGWRASLSADEIRQQLADAGAVICAATEGLAPADRKLYALRDVTGTVESVPLIASSIMSKKIAEGVSSLVLDVKCGSGAFMKDLGQARELAAALVGIGTANGLNTSALITDMSVPLGRAVGNALEVAEAVEVLSGGGPADVVELTVELAREMLSQAGLSDVDPAEVLSSGRAHDTWRRMIKAQGGDPGAVLPRAEHVEVVTAPESGVLTSLDAYAVGVAAWRLGAGRSRKEDDVQHGAGIVCRAKPGEEVAQGSPLLELHTDTPEAFEAAREALQGAFTIAGEGAGAGREELAGGRGLILETVR; encoded by the coding sequence ATGGCTCATTCCGTGATCGATGTGATCAGAGCGAAGCGGGACGGCGCTCGACTCACCCCCGAGCAGATCGACTGGGTCGTCGACGCCTACACCCGCGGCGCCGTCGCCGACGAGCAGATGTCGGCGCTGGCGATGGCCATCCTGCTGCGCGGCATGGAACCGGCGGAGACGGCGCGCTGGACGGCCGCGATGGTGGCCTCCGGCACGACCCTCGACCTCGGTGAGGTCGGCGCGCCCACCGTGGACAAGCACTCCACGGGCGGCGTCGGCGACAAGATCACGCTCCCTCTGACGCCGCTGGTGGCCGCGTGCGGTGCCGCGGTCCCGCAGCTCTCCGGCCGGGGACTCGGCCACACCGGCGGCACGCTGGACAAGCTGGAGTCGATCCCGGGCTGGCGCGCGAGCCTGTCGGCCGACGAGATCCGCCAGCAGCTCGCCGACGCGGGAGCGGTCATCTGCGCGGCGACGGAGGGACTGGCCCCGGCCGATCGCAAGCTCTACGCCCTGCGCGACGTCACGGGCACCGTGGAGTCGGTCCCGCTGATCGCCAGCTCGATCATGAGCAAGAAGATCGCCGAGGGAGTCAGCTCGCTGGTGCTGGACGTCAAGTGCGGCTCCGGCGCCTTCATGAAGGACCTGGGGCAGGCGCGCGAGCTCGCCGCCGCGCTGGTCGGGATCGGCACCGCGAACGGGCTGAACACCAGCGCGCTCATCACCGACATGTCGGTGCCGCTCGGGCGGGCGGTCGGCAACGCGCTGGAGGTGGCCGAGGCGGTGGAGGTGCTGAGCGGCGGCGGACCGGCCGACGTCGTCGAGCTGACCGTTGAGCTCGCCCGCGAGATGCTGAGCCAGGCAGGTCTGTCCGATGTGGACCCCGCGGAGGTGCTCTCCTCGGGGCGGGCCCACGACACCTGGAGGCGCATGATCAAGGCGCAGGGCGGCGACCCGGGCGCGGTCCTACCGCGGGCGGAGCACGTGGAGGTGGTGACAGCCCCGGAGAGCGGTGTCCTGACGTCCCTGGACGCCTACGCCGTCGGCGTCGCGGCGTGGCGCCTGGGCGCGGGCCGCTCCCGCAAGGAGGACGACGTCCAGCACGGCGCGGGCATCGTGTGCCGCGCCAAGCCCGGCGAGGAGGTCGCACAGGGCAGCCCGCTGCTGGAACTGCACACCGACACCCCGGAAGCCTTCGAGGCCGCTCGTGAGGCCCTGCAGGGGGCTTTCACGATCGCTGGGGAGGGCGCGGGGGCTGGACGCGAGGAGTTGGCGGGTGGACGGGGGTTGATCTTGGAGACCGTTCGGTAG
- a CDS encoding apolipoprotein A1/A4/E domain-containing protein, with protein sequence MTENMSFDRMRNMLTRAAEIRESEQQQIFDALDEIHARMSPLESLGSVRKRLSELPDRTEVSVLAERLDETLAKLEAQDGAITELRSSVDGLVDKLAKPFAQLDGRLDGVAGRFDGVAGRMDGLEDKLAHIHKRLDELGLHLDKQDGRLESLPTAVHGPVRERMDSLETSLRGRFAEIDEGVHEHLDGTREALQRSLTESAAGVQSSLSEAVTGSRDQLQGKLESVDPTERLSKLGDRLEKLAERLDQVSSRLDNVEENVNTRLETVEKGVSERLETVEQGVSNRLDTVEQGFSSRLDTVEEGVKTGLGELGGNLAKNLSQISGNLSQRPDAEQLGSLVREANAETERRHAGQLDEAMATFAELILGGSAPSAPPPPTTLPRQQRRGRSKSAKRDNDKALTADGDEDGFAAESA encoded by the coding sequence GTGACCGAGAACATGTCGTTCGACCGCATGCGCAACATGCTCACGCGTGCGGCTGAGATCCGCGAAAGCGAACAGCAGCAGATCTTCGACGCACTTGATGAGATCCACGCCCGGATGTCTCCGCTGGAGTCGCTGGGCTCCGTGCGGAAGCGGTTGTCCGAGCTGCCCGACCGCACCGAGGTCAGCGTGCTCGCCGAGCGGCTCGACGAGACGCTGGCCAAGCTCGAGGCCCAGGACGGCGCGATCACCGAGCTCCGCAGCTCCGTCGACGGCCTGGTCGACAAGCTCGCCAAGCCTTTCGCCCAGCTCGACGGGCGGCTGGACGGGGTGGCCGGCCGCTTCGACGGCGTCGCCGGGCGGATGGACGGGCTGGAGGACAAGCTCGCCCACATCCACAAGCGGCTCGACGAGCTGGGACTGCACCTGGACAAGCAGGACGGCAGGCTGGAGTCGCTGCCGACGGCGGTGCACGGTCCGGTGCGCGAGCGCATGGACTCGCTGGAGACCAGCCTGCGCGGCCGCTTCGCCGAAATCGACGAGGGCGTGCACGAGCACCTCGACGGCACCCGCGAGGCGCTGCAGCGCTCGCTGACCGAGTCGGCCGCGGGCGTGCAGAGCTCGCTCAGCGAGGCCGTCACGGGCAGCCGCGACCAGCTGCAGGGCAAGCTCGAGTCGGTCGACCCGACCGAGCGGCTGTCGAAGCTGGGCGACCGGCTGGAGAAGCTCGCCGAGCGCCTCGACCAGGTCTCGAGCCGGCTCGACAACGTCGAGGAGAACGTCAACACCCGGCTGGAGACCGTCGAGAAGGGCGTCAGCGAGCGCCTGGAGACGGTGGAGCAGGGCGTCAGCAACCGCCTCGACACCGTCGAGCAGGGCTTCAGCTCCCGGCTGGACACCGTCGAGGAGGGCGTCAAGACCGGCCTGGGCGAGCTCGGCGGCAACCTGGCGAAGAACCTGTCGCAGATCAGCGGCAACCTCTCCCAGCGGCCCGACGCGGAGCAGCTCGGCTCGCTGGTGCGGGAGGCCAACGCCGAGACCGAGCGGCGCCACGCCGGTCAGCTCGACGAGGCCATGGCGACCTTCGCGGAGCTCATCCTCGGCGGCAGCGCGCCGTCGGCCCCGCCGCCGCCCACCACGCTGCCGCGCCAGCAGCGCCGCGGCCGCTCGAAGAGCGCCAAGCGCGACAACGACAAGGCCCTGACCGCCGACGGCGACGAGGACGGCTTCGCAGCCGAGAGCGCCTGA